One Paenibacillus riograndensis SBR5 DNA segment encodes these proteins:
- a CDS encoding TetR/AcrR family transcriptional regulator has protein sequence MGRYKEFDKEAVLHKAMLVFWKKGYEAASIPDLLEAMDLSRSSLYETFGDKQTLYIEAINWYKKWKQAKRDILVNATSAKSGIRQYFEIHIDSALDGESPKGCLITNAAVGMDSPDEQLNALIRERFDELEKSFYELLRKGQKTGEIMPEKDIKTLSYLLSNLNHSINIVSKVQGDRSKMQQMIDMVMEML, from the coding sequence ATGGGACGCTACAAAGAGTTTGATAAAGAAGCGGTGCTTCATAAAGCGATGCTCGTTTTTTGGAAGAAGGGCTACGAAGCGGCAAGCATTCCCGATTTGCTGGAAGCTATGGATCTTAGCAGATCAAGTCTGTACGAAACGTTCGGGGACAAACAAACGCTTTATATCGAGGCGATCAACTGGTACAAGAAGTGGAAGCAAGCCAAACGGGACATTCTCGTCAATGCGACATCCGCAAAATCGGGAATCCGGCAATACTTCGAGATACACATCGATTCCGCCTTGGACGGCGAGTCGCCGAAGGGCTGTCTCATTACTAATGCAGCAGTCGGCATGGATTCGCCAGATGAGCAACTGAATGCGTTGATCAGGGAGCGGTTTGACGAGTTGGAGAAATCCTTCTACGAGCTGCTGCGCAAAGGTCAGAAGACGGGAGAAATCATGCCTGAGAAAGATATCAAGACTTTATCTTATCTGCTCTCAAACCTGAATCATAGTATAAATATCGTTTCGAAGGTGCAGGGTGACCGCAGCAAGATGCAGCAGATGATAGACATGGTAATGGAAATGCTATAA
- a CDS encoding ABC transporter permease, giving the protein MKLLFKLLRDIKQSAGQFLSFVLVVAVGAFFYTGLAALSNNLGTYTEAYFKEYNLSDLNIYYSQLTQKEIAELSKVEGIRKLEGRYTFDATESFDGYRAALKIHSIPENNEINRPAMTKGSLPSTKDGIVLDSSYAKEHHYSVGDKIIIRVNNKELAFIISGLGENVEHAKKNETQDHKNYGIAYVGEEAIPEIAGSFFFNELLVDAKEGYDTGQIGKSLEAQSKGLSYLGQESKERSFSYSRLMATLHNNRLMSKVIPLVLFLIEAIILFLAMSRIIDSQRNQIGIMKALGIKNNSIMLHYMGYPVLIGIVGALLGYVISVAVFVPLISVSNARSYSLPGIQFALSFDLILPPVIVSSLFGMLACYLSGRNLLKERAAQAMRPKPSKSMKAILVERIPGLWNRIPFDYKLILRNIFLNKKKVLASSVGVMVSTVLLITAFGTQASLQKVAGQFEQVYTYDLKVDFKSGETLDEITLPAGVKSHHVLSAMPIELKNENQTTEKASLLVTEKDNNLIHFYDEKDNPLYLDHNGVLVPKSYADHYGIAKGDTVQIAFTGSGMGNKVVEMKVLNISTQYSSPSFYITPEYLTSFGLTYKPTSLLVETDPSADQAGIRSYFEQDHRVDAIYDKADLRKEARYILQQNSFVFIMFIICAVILSFGAIYTISSINIYERNRELATLKVLGYYKNKINRLIFFENIMITTLAVLAALPVCGYVYKMVVEALSSTHQQIPDQLNIWFVLMSALVAFALTLLANLPLRRKVNRINMIESLKGLE; this is encoded by the coding sequence ATGAAGCTTTTATTCAAATTATTGCGGGATATCAAACAGTCGGCAGGACAGTTTCTCTCCTTCGTGCTGGTTGTCGCAGTAGGGGCTTTTTTCTATACGGGACTGGCCGCCTTAAGCAATAACTTGGGCACTTATACGGAGGCTTATTTCAAAGAGTATAATTTAAGCGACCTGAATATATATTACAGCCAGCTTACTCAAAAGGAGATAGCAGAGTTAAGCAAAGTGGAAGGCATTCGTAAACTTGAAGGGCGTTATACCTTTGACGCTACGGAATCGTTTGACGGTTATCGTGCAGCATTGAAAATTCACTCCATCCCTGAAAACAATGAAATCAACAGGCCCGCCATGACGAAGGGCAGCCTTCCATCTACCAAAGACGGGATAGTATTGGATTCCAGCTATGCTAAAGAACATCACTATTCGGTTGGCGACAAAATTATCATCCGCGTCAATAACAAGGAGCTGGCGTTTATAATCAGCGGTTTGGGTGAAAATGTGGAGCATGCGAAAAAAAATGAAACACAGGATCATAAAAACTATGGAATTGCTTACGTTGGAGAAGAGGCCATACCGGAGATTGCAGGAAGTTTTTTCTTTAATGAACTGTTGGTGGATGCCAAAGAGGGCTACGATACCGGGCAAATAGGGAAGTCTCTCGAGGCACAGTCCAAAGGGCTTTCATACCTGGGACAGGAGAGCAAAGAACGGTCGTTCAGCTATTCACGTCTGATGGCCACGCTACATAATAATAGGCTCATGAGCAAGGTTATTCCACTCGTTCTTTTCTTGATCGAAGCTATTATATTGTTCCTGGCCATGTCCAGAATAATTGATTCTCAACGCAATCAAATCGGCATCATGAAGGCTCTGGGCATAAAAAATAACAGCATCATGTTACATTATATGGGTTATCCCGTGTTGATCGGCATTGTGGGAGCGCTGCTGGGTTATGTGATTTCTGTCGCTGTGTTTGTTCCCTTGATCTCGGTATCGAATGCAAGGTCCTATTCGCTCCCGGGCATACAATTCGCTCTCTCGTTTGATTTAATTCTGCCGCCGGTTATTGTCTCCAGCCTTTTCGGGATGCTTGCCTGCTATTTGAGCGGCAGAAATCTGTTGAAGGAACGCGCGGCCCAGGCAATGCGCCCCAAACCTTCAAAATCGATGAAAGCCATACTCGTAGAAAGAATTCCCGGCCTCTGGAACCGAATTCCGTTCGACTATAAGCTCATCTTGCGAAATATCTTTTTGAATAAGAAAAAAGTGTTGGCAAGTTCAGTCGGCGTCATGGTCAGCACCGTGTTGTTAATCACGGCTTTTGGCACCCAGGCATCCCTTCAAAAGGTAGCGGGCCAGTTCGAGCAGGTGTATACCTACGATCTTAAGGTTGATTTTAAGTCGGGCGAAACCTTGGATGAAATCACACTCCCGGCCGGCGTTAAAAGCCATCATGTCTTGTCCGCAATGCCCATTGAATTGAAGAACGAAAACCAAACTACCGAAAAAGCTTCGTTGCTGGTAACAGAAAAGGATAATAATCTCATTCATTTCTATGACGAAAAAGACAATCCGCTGTATTTGGACCATAATGGCGTGCTAGTGCCGAAATCTTATGCCGATCACTACGGTATTGCGAAAGGGGATACTGTCCAAATTGCGTTTACTGGCTCCGGGATGGGCAACAAGGTGGTGGAGATGAAGGTGCTAAACATCTCTACGCAGTATTCAAGTCCGTCTTTTTACATCACGCCGGAGTATTTGACCAGCTTTGGGCTGACATACAAGCCAACCTCACTTTTGGTGGAAACCGATCCGTCGGCAGATCAGGCCGGCATTCGGAGCTATTTTGAGCAAGATCATAGAGTGGATGCCATTTACGATAAGGCGGATCTCCGGAAGGAGGCACGATACATTTTGCAGCAAAACAGCTTTGTCTTTATCATGTTTATTATTTGTGCCGTCATCCTCTCCTTTGGCGCGATCTACACCATATCGTCGATCAACATCTACGAGAGGAACCGCGAGCTTGCAACGCTAAAAGTGTTGGGCTATTACAAAAACAAAATCAACCGGCTTATCTTTTTTGAAAATATAATGATTACAACGTTGGCAGTGCTGGCAGCCTTACCGGTTTGCGGATATGTCTATAAAATGGTTGTAGAAGCGTTGTCCAGCACCCATCAGCAAATCCCGGATCAGTTAAATATATGGTTTGTATTAATGTCGGCACTGGTTGCCTTCGCGCTCACTCTGTTGGCCAACCTTCCGCTCAGACGTAAAGTGAACCGAATCAATATGATAGAATCCTTGAAAGGCTTGGAATAA
- a CDS encoding MFS transporter — protein MHSASIPTEKSVSPSLIFILAAACGIIAANLYYAQPLIGSIGSTIGLSSGTAALIVTLTQVGYGIGLLFIVPLGDILENRKLILSSLLLTAAVLAIAAVIKSAILFLTASLVIGVGSVAAQILVPYAAHLSPEAVRGRNVGNVMSGLLLGIMLARPISSLVAEYMGWRAIYFISAALIFALALVLAKALPSRKPSTATAYPALLNSMLHLLKATPALRRRAIYHACVFGTFSLFWTTIPLVLTSPPFHFTQKEVALFALVGVMGAIVAPAAGRMADRGWVRPATGWALAIVIFSGLLPLLVPSSSALAVPILVVAAILLDMGVSANMVLGQRVIFSLGAEFRSRLNGLYMAIFFLGGAIGSAAGGWAYATGGWEAALLIGIALPAIAMAYYATEFSRLRKKNLID, from the coding sequence ATGCATTCAGCTTCCATTCCAACGGAAAAATCGGTTTCGCCATCGCTGATTTTTATCCTGGCAGCCGCTTGCGGTATCATAGCGGCAAATCTTTATTATGCTCAACCATTGATAGGCTCGATCGGTTCGACCATCGGGCTCTCCTCCGGGACTGCCGCACTCATCGTTACATTGACTCAAGTCGGCTACGGGATCGGCTTGTTATTTATCGTACCGCTCGGAGACATCCTGGAAAATCGTAAGTTGATCCTTTCATCATTGCTCCTTACAGCCGCCGTTTTGGCAATTGCCGCTGTAATCAAAAGCGCCATCCTGTTCCTCACCGCTTCACTCGTGATCGGAGTAGGCTCTGTAGCAGCACAAATCCTTGTGCCGTATGCGGCTCATCTTTCGCCTGAAGCCGTGCGCGGCCGCAATGTGGGCAACGTCATGAGCGGGCTGCTTCTGGGGATTATGCTCGCGCGTCCCATATCAAGCTTGGTGGCGGAATATATGGGCTGGCGCGCCATATATTTCATCTCCGCAGCATTGATTTTCGCGCTGGCTCTTGTATTGGCAAAGGCACTACCCTCAAGGAAGCCTTCGACCGCTACAGCTTACCCGGCGCTGCTGAACTCCATGCTGCATCTGCTGAAGGCGACACCGGCATTGCGCCGGAGGGCAATTTATCATGCTTGTGTATTCGGAACGTTCAGTTTGTTTTGGACTACAATTCCGTTGGTATTGACAAGTCCGCCGTTCCATTTCACTCAGAAGGAGGTCGCTCTGTTCGCATTAGTCGGGGTAATGGGGGCAATTGTGGCGCCAGCGGCGGGCCGTATGGCAGACCGTGGATGGGTTCGCCCGGCTACGGGATGGGCATTGGCCATCGTCATCTTTTCCGGGCTGCTTCCCTTGCTGGTTCCATCAAGTTCTGCACTCGCAGTCCCCATCCTCGTAGTTGCGGCGATTTTACTTGACATGGGGGTTTCAGCCAACATGGTTCTCGGGCAGCGGGTGATTTTCTCTTTAGGAGCGGAATTCCGCAGTAGGCTTAACGGTTTGTATATGGCCATTTTCTTTTTAGGGGGCGCTATCGGCTCAGCGGCAGGGGGATGGGCTTACGCAACGGGGGGCTGGGAGGCGGCACTACTGATCGGAATCGCCTTACCGGCCATCGCCATGGCGTATTATGCTACGGAGTTTTCGAGATTAAGGAAGAAAAATCTCATTGATTGA
- a CDS encoding response regulator transcription factor: MKRNVLYIEDNEKIGSWVKVELEQRGYSVQWLLSGEGAEKEVNQHEIVILDIMLPGLDGFTVGKRLKKAAPAVPILLLSARTSVDDKVDGLQFADDYLTKPFHSDELVARLEVLIRRSGGSYSGRISLGNHIEVDPEAQMVFDKRTGEEIILTGKQHQILMYFLRHPNKVLPKEQIYEAIWEEAYITGDKTLMVHIRRLRQKLERNPDSPEIIETLKGIGYRVKL, encoded by the coding sequence TTGAAAAGAAACGTATTATACATTGAAGATAATGAGAAAATAGGCAGCTGGGTCAAAGTAGAATTGGAACAGCGGGGATATTCAGTTCAGTGGCTGCTATCTGGTGAAGGGGCAGAAAAAGAAGTAAATCAGCATGAAATCGTTATTTTGGATATCATGTTACCCGGTTTAGACGGATTTACTGTGGGGAAACGCTTAAAAAAGGCAGCCCCTGCTGTTCCTATTTTGCTATTATCTGCCCGGACATCGGTAGATGATAAGGTAGATGGTTTACAATTTGCTGATGACTATTTAACGAAACCATTCCATTCGGATGAATTAGTTGCAAGATTAGAAGTATTAATCCGCCGAAGTGGAGGATCATATTCCGGACGCATTTCATTGGGCAATCATATTGAAGTCGATCCGGAAGCTCAGATGGTGTTTGACAAACGCACAGGAGAAGAAATCATATTGACAGGGAAACAACATCAAATCTTAATGTACTTCTTACGCCACCCTAATAAAGTTTTGCCGAAAGAACAAATCTATGAAGCCATTTGGGAAGAAGCTTATATCACTGGTGACAAAACATTAATGGTGCATATCCGCCGATTGCGTCAAAAGCTGGAACGTAACCCGGATTCCCCGGAGATTATTGAAACGTTAAAGGGAATAGGTTACCGGGTAAAGCTATGA
- a CDS encoding ABC transporter permease, translating into MRAFNAELSKLFSLPGIWLAFLIGAFAPAVIAALDSTAQKEEIIAGVSTRLPEVGYIGLALGVQGVIILGVLAVSSEFLTESSESGGGKQITTSLTVVSSRLHFLLAKAGAVTVISILLCIVAIMTTVSATHLILGEYAPAFEWSRLTGAVCYWTFTALLAFGITVLTKNGIIPLAVLITNTSFVSFSFLLSKVSTLAFYLPDRAGIDMFMSMSDSFHTPFTGGLVMFVWVAVLFVVAVMVFRRRDVAS; encoded by the coding sequence ATGAGAGCATTCAACGCGGAGCTGTCTAAGCTGTTCTCCCTGCCGGGCATTTGGCTTGCTTTTCTTATTGGAGCATTTGCCCCGGCTGTAATTGCTGCCTTGGACAGTACAGCACAAAAAGAGGAGATTATAGCTGGAGTTAGCACACGGCTGCCGGAAGTTGGTTATATTGGATTAGCTCTTGGTGTGCAAGGTGTCATTATTCTTGGTGTGCTTGCTGTCAGCAGTGAGTTTTTAACAGAGAGCAGTGAATCTGGTGGAGGAAAACAGATTACAACAAGTTTAACTGTTGTTTCATCCCGGCTTCATTTTTTGCTGGCAAAAGCTGGCGCTGTGACCGTGATCAGCATACTGCTGTGTATTGTTGCTATTATGACAACTGTGTCCGCAACGCATCTTATTCTTGGTGAATATGCCCCCGCATTTGAATGGTCTAGACTTACCGGTGCAGTATGTTACTGGACATTCACTGCTCTTTTGGCATTTGGGATTACTGTTCTGACTAAGAATGGCATTATCCCGCTTGCTGTGCTCATTACAAATACATCTTTTGTGTCATTTAGCTTCCTGCTGTCTAAGGTTTCAACGTTGGCGTTTTACTTACCAGATAGGGCTGGCATTGATATGTTTATGTCTATGAGCGACAGCTTTCACACCCCGTTCACTGGCGGCTTAGTCATGTTTGTCTGGGTAGCCGTTCTTTTCGTTGTTGCAGTTATGGTATTCCGTAGGAGGGACGTTGCATCATGA
- a CDS encoding beta-L-arabinofuranosidase domain-containing protein translates to MIELKGKHVVVHDGDLKRREEANRRYLMKLTNDNLLFNYKIEAGRYHGRDIPHDAHGGWETPVCQIRGHFLGHWLSAAAMRFHETGDLELKVKADLIIDELAECQKDNGGQWVGPIPEKYLHWIAKGKGIWAPQYNIHKLFMGLVDMYQFTGSQKALDVADRFADWFVEWSSTFTRENFDDILDMETGGMLEAWADLLHFTGNDKYSTLLERYFRSRLFHPLLENKDPLTNMHANTTIPEVFGCARAYEVTGEPRWMDIVTAYWKCAVTERGTLATGGNTAGEVWMPKMKIKARLGDKNQEHCTVYNMIRLAEFLFRHTSDPAYAQYIEYNMYNGIMAQAYYQEYHLTGNKHGNPSSGLLTYFLPMKAGLRKDWSSETDSFFCCHGTMVQANAALNRGIYYQDHNDVFVCQYFHSELTTEINGENVRINQSQDHMSGSMLNSSNTAGQQELNEITALHENLPNYKKYDFVVHTGAPNEFAIHFRIPDWIMSEAVIYVNDQLHGKSADHTAFYTILRNWQDGDRISIILPVGIRFIPLPDDEQTGAFRFGPEVLAGICENERILFTQKDDVASELIMENEREWGTWRYFFKTANQDPGIQLRRIRDIGYEPYQVYFTVKKA, encoded by the coding sequence ATGATAGAACTGAAGGGCAAACATGTCGTTGTTCATGACGGTGATTTGAAACGCAGGGAAGAAGCAAACAGGCGGTATTTAATGAAATTGACGAACGATAATCTCCTGTTTAACTACAAAATAGAAGCAGGAAGATATCATGGTAGAGATATTCCACATGATGCACATGGGGGATGGGAGACCCCAGTCTGTCAGATCCGGGGACATTTCCTTGGACATTGGCTGTCTGCCGCGGCTATGCGGTTTCATGAGACGGGTGATTTGGAACTAAAGGTAAAAGCAGATCTCATAATAGACGAGCTTGCCGAATGTCAGAAAGATAATGGCGGACAATGGGTTGGGCCTATTCCAGAGAAATATTTACATTGGATTGCGAAAGGAAAAGGGATTTGGGCTCCACAGTATAATATTCATAAGTTATTTATGGGACTTGTTGATATGTACCAATTTACCGGCAGTCAAAAGGCGCTCGATGTGGCAGATCGTTTTGCAGACTGGTTCGTCGAGTGGAGCAGCACCTTCACAAGAGAGAACTTCGATGACATTCTGGACATGGAGACAGGCGGAATGCTTGAAGCTTGGGCTGACCTGCTCCATTTTACAGGGAATGATAAATACTCTACCTTGCTGGAGCGTTATTTCCGCAGCAGACTTTTTCATCCTTTGCTGGAGAACAAAGATCCGCTGACCAACATGCATGCCAACACAACCATTCCTGAAGTATTCGGTTGTGCCAGAGCTTACGAAGTAACCGGCGAACCAAGATGGATGGACATTGTCACTGCCTACTGGAAATGTGCTGTCACAGAGCGGGGAACTCTGGCAACTGGCGGGAATACTGCCGGTGAAGTGTGGATGCCGAAAATGAAGATCAAGGCACGCCTCGGTGACAAGAACCAGGAGCATTGCACTGTATATAATATGATCCGTCTGGCAGAGTTTCTCTTCCGGCATACATCAGATCCGGCATATGCGCAGTATATCGAATATAATATGTACAACGGTATAATGGCTCAGGCCTACTATCAAGAATATCATCTGACCGGAAATAAGCACGGAAACCCCTCATCAGGGCTGCTCACTTATTTCCTGCCGATGAAGGCAGGCCTCAGGAAGGATTGGAGTTCGGAGACCGATAGCTTCTTCTGCTGTCACGGAACTATGGTACAAGCTAATGCTGCATTAAACAGAGGCATTTATTATCAGGATCACAATGATGTATTTGTATGCCAGTATTTCCATTCTGAGCTGACAACAGAGATCAACGGAGAGAACGTCCGAATTAATCAATCTCAGGATCATATGAGCGGGAGCATGCTGAACTCTTCGAATACTGCAGGACAGCAGGAATTGAATGAGATTACAGCTCTACACGAGAATCTGCCCAATTATAAAAAGTATGATTTCGTCGTCCATACCGGTGCTCCTAATGAGTTTGCAATCCATTTCCGGATCCCGGACTGGATCATGTCGGAAGCCGTCATCTATGTGAACGATCAGTTGCACGGCAAATCAGCGGATCACACGGCATTCTACACCATACTGCGGAATTGGCAGGACGGCGACCGGATCAGCATTATTCTGCCGGTCGGCATCCGTTTCATTCCTCTTCCGGACGACGAGCAGACAGGAGCGTTTCGTTTTGGCCCTGAAGTGCTGGCTGGTATTTGTGAGAATGAAAGAATTCTCTTTACACAAAAAGATGATGTTGCCTCTGAATTGATTATGGAAAATGAACGGGAGTGGGGCACCTGGCGCTATTTCTTCAAGACGGCAAATCAGGATCCGGGAATTCAGCTGAGAAGAATTCGTGATATCGGTTATGAACCCTATCAAGTTTACTTCACGGTAAAAAAAGCTTAG
- a CDS encoding ABC transporter ATP-binding protein, protein MLTINNLVKHRGNQEILSGISFKARPGKVTGFLGPNGAGKSSTLRILLGLDHATSGSALINGKPFAELHNPLATVGAALDGSGAHRMRTGRAHLRWIARAAGLPRSRVEEVLEIAGLTNAAGKRVGSYSLGMGRRLGMAAALLGDPQILILDEPVNGLDPEGIRWIRTFLRKRAESGNTVLLSSHLMGELAETVDDVVIIKHGTIVADGTLEEVIGNHSTLEEAFFALTSEIAGDVV, encoded by the coding sequence TTGCTTACCATTAATAACTTAGTCAAACACCGCGGAAATCAAGAAATCTTATCAGGTATTAGTTTTAAGGCCAGACCAGGTAAGGTAACTGGTTTTTTAGGTCCCAATGGGGCAGGTAAAAGTTCTACCCTTCGCATCCTGCTTGGATTAGATCATGCCACCTCAGGGAGTGCACTGATTAATGGAAAGCCATTTGCAGAATTACATAATCCTCTGGCAACAGTAGGCGCCGCACTTGATGGATCTGGAGCTCATCGTATGCGGACAGGAAGGGCCCATTTACGTTGGATTGCTCGTGCCGCAGGCTTGCCCCGCTCACGTGTCGAGGAAGTTCTGGAAATCGCAGGTCTTACAAATGCAGCCGGCAAAAGAGTCGGGAGTTATTCCCTTGGGATGGGGAGAAGACTTGGGATGGCAGCTGCACTGCTTGGCGATCCCCAAATATTGATTTTAGATGAACCCGTAAACGGGCTCGACCCGGAGGGAATTCGTTGGATCCGGACATTTTTACGTAAACGTGCTGAGTCTGGAAATACGGTGTTACTCTCCAGTCATCTAATGGGAGAGCTTGCAGAGACGGTTGATGATGTGGTGATTATTAAGCATGGAACAATCGTTGCAGATGGAACATTGGAAGAAGTCATAGGTAATCATTCCACGCTGGAGGAAGCCTTTTTTGCCCTGACATCTGAAATTGCTGGTGATGTTGTATGA
- a CDS encoding ABC transporter permease, giving the protein MSVSSSRKISQILGAELDKLVTLPWIWLTLMGTFIFNLVLAAAFTSAGLQGAAGTQSILNIGLASMEYLQAGFIILGILAACSEYSGGQIRTTLTAIPWRGLQLSAKHLALAIITFLAAFIIAASGVLYTFIKMRDTAAGVEIDTMIETLIGAAGYLTLTTVLSAAIGSLLRRTTPALVVVLGYYFIISPLSRDILPDIRNYFPDMAGYYMYMTPSSNEINVLTPLQGAGISMLWTLVFITAAIVFYCKRDA; this is encoded by the coding sequence ATGAGTGTCTCATCCAGTAGAAAGATATCACAAATCCTTGGCGCTGAACTGGATAAATTAGTTACATTACCATGGATATGGCTCACTCTTATGGGTACATTCATTTTTAATTTAGTTTTAGCCGCAGCTTTTACTTCTGCTGGTCTACAAGGGGCGGCAGGAACGCAAAGTATACTAAATATAGGACTTGCTTCTATGGAATATCTTCAAGCAGGATTCATTATTCTTGGGATCTTAGCTGCGTGTTCCGAGTATAGTGGTGGACAGATTCGCACTACTTTAACGGCGATCCCTTGGCGCGGGCTCCAATTATCTGCGAAGCACTTGGCATTGGCCATTATAACCTTTCTTGCGGCATTTATTATTGCTGCATCTGGTGTACTATATACTTTTATTAAGATGAGGGACACAGCAGCAGGGGTAGAAATAGACACAATGATAGAAACGTTAATAGGTGCAGCTGGCTATCTAACATTAACCACAGTTCTCAGTGCAGCTATAGGTAGTTTACTAAGACGGACCACTCCGGCTTTAGTGGTAGTGCTTGGATATTATTTCATTATCAGTCCATTATCGAGAGATATTCTGCCTGATATTAGAAATTATTTTCCGGATATGGCAGGATATTATATGTATATGACGCCTTCCTCTAATGAAATAAATGTCCTTACACCCCTGCAAGGGGCAGGTATTTCAATGTTATGGACACTGGTCTTTATTACAGCAGCTATTGTATTCTATTGTAAAAGAGATGCCTAA
- a CDS encoding sensor histidine kinase has protein sequence MKQTRSLFRHFLKGHFLFIFSPLIMLIFFSAFFGSSIHGAKLNTLKLFYVTLFVFGFIIIAFVVMSWVFFLRLRSRLTRLQESMSFSANHNSFPQPVSVQTDRMDEIDQLGSSFNWMIQQLEDSRKREHEEELLRHRLIANLSHDLRTPLTILRGHVTRLNKESMSVEGQNSLTEMNHTITRVGDLMDDLLSYTLLTSGKHPFRPTSTDIVRLVRAAVAAWYDAFEEKEIQLDVDLPAEKTFYWEADPKWITRVLDNLFQNILRHAAGGKYAHIGVDVDKEQIIIADKGPGMDHSSYGRGAGIGLSASNYMLNKMRLKADFTSDENGTRVAIGRA, from the coding sequence ATGAAACAGACCAGATCATTATTTCGCCATTTTCTAAAAGGACATTTTCTATTTATCTTTTCTCCTCTAATTATGCTTATTTTCTTCTCGGCGTTCTTTGGGTCTTCGATCCATGGAGCGAAACTCAATACGTTAAAGCTGTTTTACGTTACACTGTTTGTGTTTGGTTTTATTATTATCGCTTTTGTTGTAATGTCCTGGGTGTTCTTCCTGAGGCTTCGCTCACGTCTTACCCGTTTGCAGGAATCCATGTCATTTTCAGCTAACCATAATTCATTTCCTCAACCGGTATCTGTTCAAACGGATCGTATGGATGAAATTGACCAGTTAGGAAGTTCTTTTAATTGGATGATTCAGCAGCTTGAAGACAGCCGCAAGCGGGAGCACGAAGAGGAATTATTACGGCATCGGCTTATTGCGAATTTATCTCACGACTTACGGACGCCGCTTACCATTTTGAGAGGACATGTCACCAGATTAAATAAAGAATCAATGAGTGTTGAAGGACAAAACTCATTAACAGAGATGAACCATACGATTACAAGAGTCGGAGATTTAATGGATGATTTACTTTCCTATACATTGCTTACATCAGGGAAACATCCTTTTAGGCCCACTTCAACAGATATTGTACGTTTAGTAAGAGCAGCTGTTGCTGCGTGGTATGATGCATTTGAAGAAAAAGAAATTCAGCTCGATGTTGATTTACCGGCAGAGAAGACTTTTTACTGGGAAGCAGATCCTAAATGGATAACCCGGGTTCTGGATAATTTATTTCAGAATATTCTTCGCCATGCAGCAGGGGGGAAATATGCACACATTGGGGTTGATGTAGACAAAGAACAGATCATTATTGCAGACAAAGGTCCAGGTATGGATCACTCTTCCTATGGGCGAGGGGCGGGGATTGGTTTATCGGCTTCAAATTATATGTTGAACAAAATGAGGCTGAAAGCTGACTTTACCTCTGATGAAAATGGTACAAGAGTAGCAATAGGTAGAGCTTAA
- a CDS encoding ABC transporter ATP-binding protein: MKKLIEFKNVTKEYKVGEVPIRALDGVDFSIADGEFVVVLGASGAGKSTILNILGGMDTATSGQVFVGGQEITKLNEKRLTRYRGEKVGFVFQFYNLIPNLNALENVEFAVEICKDPLDAKDILRKVGLSNRIKNFPSQLSGGEQQRVAIARAVAKNPLLLLCDEPTGALDYMTGKSVLKLLEDLNKETKKCVVLVTHNSAFALMADKVIRVKSGKIESITINENRQSAEGIEW, encoded by the coding sequence GTGAAAAAGTTGATTGAATTCAAAAATGTCACAAAAGAGTACAAGGTAGGGGAGGTGCCGATCAGAGCGTTGGACGGTGTTGACTTTTCCATAGCGGATGGAGAGTTTGTAGTCGTCCTGGGGGCAAGCGGAGCAGGCAAAAGCACGATACTCAATATATTGGGTGGCATGGATACGGCTACCTCAGGCCAAGTATTTGTCGGCGGTCAGGAAATCACAAAATTGAACGAAAAGAGATTAACCCGGTATCGCGGCGAGAAGGTTGGTTTTGTTTTTCAGTTCTACAATTTAATCCCGAATTTAAATGCTTTGGAAAATGTCGAATTTGCCGTTGAGATTTGCAAGGACCCTCTGGATGCCAAAGATATTTTACGGAAGGTGGGATTAAGCAACCGGATCAAAAACTTCCCTTCCCAGCTCTCCGGAGGCGAGCAACAGCGGGTGGCGATAGCTAGAGCGGTTGCCAAAAATCCGCTGCTTCTGCTCTGCGACGAACCCACCGGCGCACTGGATTATATGACAGGCAAGTCCGTATTAAAGCTTCTTGAAGACTTAAACAAAGAGACGAAAAAATGCGTTGTTCTGGTCACGCACAATTCAGCGTTTGCGCTGATGGCGGACAAAGTGATAAGGGTGAAAAGCGGAAAAATTGAAAGTATTACAATCAATGAAAACAGGCAAAGCGCCGAAGGGATTGAGTGGTGA